Below is a window of Candidatus Omnitrophota bacterium DNA.
TAGATAAAACCGAGTTCTCTAACAGGGTGATAATGCTATGGCATAGCAAATATCTACGAAAGGCTTGATATGTATGATGAAGCCGTTGTGTATTATGAAAAAATTATGAAGGATCAACCGAATGATGATGGTAATCAGCTTAGTTTAGGAAAGTGCTATCTTAAGAAAGGCGATCTCGCAAAAGCTAAAGGTATCTTTGAGAGAATTGTGGCATCAGAATCAGGAGATGCTTACAGCAAAGAATCTGCACAGTCTCTACTGTCGGGATTAAACAAGCCTCCGCTATAGCTAGCGCAAACCGGCACAATCGTTTCTACTATAAAGATGAAAGGGCGCAGGAGGATCCGAGTGTGAACAGGCGTCACCAATTTTACTTTTCTAACACAACCATTTTTTGCATAACTTGTTTATTTATAAGTAGTTAAGCAACTATAGTCGCTAGTTATGTTAAATCTTAAAAAAGGTTGTTTTCATTCATTGACATATACCATATAGCATGGTATACTTATAGGGTACTAAATAGCGCGAGGTGTAATGTGGCGAAGTCCAGAATTGTATTTCGCTTTTTTGTTCGTTTCTTTCTAACGGCCTTTATAATAGTGGCGCTAACGCAGGTCACTGAAGCGGCCGCGCCCGTTTTAAATTCTATCATCCTATCCGACTCCGATTCCGGGTCCACAGATTATACTAATAATAGTATTATCAGTGTTTCTCTCAGTATTTCCGGCTCACCCACGCAAATGATCCTTTCAAGATATAATGACTTTCATGATGCGACTTGGGTAGCTTATGCAAGCCCCACAACTTTTAGTTTCGGTGTTCCTGCGCCTAATGGCACGCAAATAGTCTATTGTAAGCTTAGAAATGCCGCTCTAGAGGAAAGCAACGTAGCCCAAGACAGTATTTGTGTGGATACATTTCGGCCTTCTATATCGACCGCTAATTCAGGACCGGTTAATACGACTCATGTAGATATAATGTTCAATGAGATGATAATTGTAGGCGCAGATAATCCTGCCAACTATACGATTACAAGCGGCATAACAGTGCTTGGCGCGCAGTTTGTGTGGGTGCCGTCGCCTGGACTCTTTAAATATAGATTAGCGACAACTCCTCAAATACCAGGAGTTCAATATACTGTAACAGCATCTACCAATCTGCAAGACCCGGCAGGCAATCTCATTGATCCTAATGGCAGAACGCTTACTTATACAGCAGTATCAAGTACAGATACTATATCGCCCCAAGTCAATAGTTTTCGCATACAGGACGGAGATGCTTATACCAAAAATCTCAATGTCAGTATCTTAATGACGGAAAGCGACCAGGGCGGCCTAGTCTCGAAGTGGCTAATAACTTCTATTTTGTCAACCCCGCCACCCAGCGCCTTTACGCTTACATCAAGGCCGACCTCGTATAATCTAAGCGCCGGAGACGGCACAAAGATTCTATATGCCTGGGTTATGGACGATAGCGGTAATGTAAGCTATTATAATCCCTCCAATTCAGCCGATTCTATTATTCTCGACCAGACGCCGCCTACAGCCAATGCAGGTGCGGATAAAAACGCGGAAATCAATACCTCGGTCAATTTTGACGGCTCAGCTTCAACCGATAATTACGAAATATCCACATATGTCTGGAATTTTGGCGACAATTCGGACACCGAAGAGGGCGTTACCGTATCCCATTCTTATACTTCTCAGGACACATATGCCGTAACGCTTACTGTCTATGATGCAGCGGGTAATACGGCAAGTGATACCGCAGTCGTTACGGTAGGCGGCGAGCCAACTGAACCGACATACTTAGAAGTAAAAGGGCCGAATCCCGATTATAACACTATTACAGAAGCAATGACTCATATAGCGGAAAGCGGTACCATCTATGCCTATCCCGGCGAATACTATGAAGACGTCCATATGAAAGAAGGCGTTATCCTTAGGGGCGACAACAATGCCACAACCATCATTAAAGGAAATATCTTCTTTGAGGAAGTAGATGGAACAATTGACAATTTTACAGTACTATTTCAGGAAGGGACGATATTATCTTTTACAAATACCAATTATGTGGATTGGAATCTTGTTGCGGATAGTGGCATAACCGCCATTAATTCCATACCTATTATAAAGAATTGTATTATTAAGCCCGATCTAGACTTCATAAATTACGAGGGCGGCTATGACCCGCCGTTACAATATTACGGCAAGGCCATACAAATATGGAATATGTACGGCACTGACGATGTAACCCCGCAAGTCGAAAGCAATCTTATTCAAAACACAGACTGCGGCATATATTACTTCTCGCAGGCCTTCGGCGGAGC
It encodes the following:
- a CDS encoding PKD domain-containing protein, which translates into the protein MAKSRIVFRFFVRFFLTAFIIVALTQVTEAAAPVLNSIILSDSDSGSTDYTNNSIISVSLSISGSPTQMILSRYNDFHDATWVAYASPTTFSFGVPAPNGTQIVYCKLRNAALEESNVAQDSICVDTFRPSISTANSGPVNTTHVDIMFNEMIIVGADNPANYTITSGITVLGAQFVWVPSPGLFKYRLATTPQIPGVQYTVTASTNLQDPAGNLIDPNGRTLTYTAVSSTDTISPQVNSFRIQDGDAYTKNLNVSILMTESDQGGLVSKWLITSILSTPPPSAFTLTSRPTSYNLSAGDGTKILYAWVMDDSGNVSYYNPSNSADSIILDQTPPTANAGADKNAEINTSVNFDGSASTDNYEISTYVWNFGDNSDTEEGVTVSHSYTSQDTYAVTLTVYDAAGNTASDTAVVTVGGEPTEPTYLEVKGPNPDYNTITEAMTHIAESGTIYAYPGEYYEDVHMKEGVILRGDNNATTIIKGNIFFEEVDGTIDNFTVLFQEGTILSFTNTNYVDWNLVADSGITAINSIPIIKNCIIKPDLDFINYEGGYDPPLQYYGKAIQIWNMYGTDDVTPQVESNLIQNTDCGIYYFSQAFGGAILGNIKNNTFYHNKNGVILRMHKENPHIYNNIFDNTIDSADFAIFFTYEDGALFDQRKANINNNLFNQNTNNFWLDSAAAQFNLIYIQGNIEDDPEFVNPLNDNFYLEPTSPALTGGEEGTLMGAYTEFVSQLFIEIAAPQDGITIYAEP
- a CDS encoding tetratricopeptide repeat protein, which produces MYDEAVVYYEKIMKDQPNDDGNQLSLGKCYLKKGDLAKAKGIFERIVASESGDAYSKESAQSLLSGLNKPPL